One Amaranthus tricolor cultivar Red isolate AtriRed21 chromosome 10, ASM2621246v1, whole genome shotgun sequence genomic window carries:
- the LOC130824834 gene encoding protein yippee-like At4g27740 — translation MANLADHRVYSCNNCWNPIAFKDDILSKSFIASSGQAYMFRNATNLKIGDKFEKQLLIGHFTIAGIYYGKSGQVLGWKYIRAHDQRQAYKEGNYITIIIIIIIMYYKYVLQDKSTLFDWNWNCFLGLNQILGID, via the exons ATGGCTAACTTGGCTGATCATCGTGTTTATAGTTGCAATAATTGCTGGAATCCTATTGCCTTCAAGGATGATATTCTTTCCAAATCTTTCATA GCATCATCTGGACAAGCATACATGTTTCGTAACGCAACTAATTTGAAGATTGGAGATAAATTTGAGAAGCAACTCCTGATAGGGCACTTTACAATAGCAggtatatattatggtaaaTCTGGACAAGTCTTGGGTTGGAAATATATTCGAGCACATGACCAAAGACAAGCATACAAGGAAGGAAACtatattacaataataataataataataataatgtattaCAAATATGTGTTACAAGATAAATCTACACTATTT GACTGGAATTGGAATTGCTTTTTAGGGCTTAATCAAATACTGGGAATAGATTGA
- the LOC130826177 gene encoding protein yippee-like At4g27745 — translation MAEFGGPRVYSCYNCRNQVCLHDDIISKAFQGRNGRAFLFSHAMNIEVGPKEDRPLITGLHTVADICCVDCRQVLGWKYLRAYESSQKYKEGKFIFEKSKIVKEDW, via the exons ATGGCTGAATTTGGCGGTCCCAGGGTGTATAGCTGCTATAATTGCCGAAATCAAGTTTGTCTTCATGATGATATTATCTCCAAAGCTTTTCAG GGAAGGAACGGCCGAGcatttttgttttctcatgCTATGAATATTGAGGTTGGGCCCAAGGAAGATAGGCCCCTCATTACTGGCCTTCACACGGTTGCTGATATCTGTTGTGTCGATTGTCGACAAGTATTGGGGTGGAAATACTTGCGCGCTTATGAATCGTCGCAGAAATATAAAGAAGGAAAGTTCATTTTCGAGAAGTCTAAAATTGTTAAGGAAGATTGGTAG